In Triticum urartu cultivar G1812 chromosome 6, Tu2.1, whole genome shotgun sequence, the following proteins share a genomic window:
- the LOC125513329 gene encoding probable serine/threonine-protein kinase DDB_G0276461: MRRFNPFGGKVQTGVEGRTIDVRNVKITVRNAIAQGGFSCVYLACDALHSSKQYALKHIICNDSESLDLVMKEIQVMNLLKGHANVVTLVAHDVFDMGRTKEALLVMEFCEKSLVSAMESRGTGYYEEKKALLIFRDVCNAVFAMHGQSPPIAHRDLKAENVLLGLDGAWKLCDFGSTSTNHKCFDKPEDRGIEEDIIRKHTTPAYRAPEMWDLYRREVISEKVDIWALGCLLYRICYFKSAFDGESKLQVLNGNYRIPEQPKYSTSVTGLIKDMLEASPNARPDITQVWFRVNELLPLELQKSLPDGASAAISMGLQDDGAYKRTHVTPKRNPPAPPREQSDNSSSHGSANAGDAPLGAFWVTQHAQGSQVADNRNPLFDEEPIKPSPSSKYNQSRVDISTTTPGDRHGHSGQALRNTTSNTVSSNGLKGGSDINLFMEPQGYVKNKASQPQSKTISGNDPFNSFVADFDANNLHSGTTATGKTSELEDEVSNLKEQLKKTTSEKAEMTAKYEKLSAICRSQRQEIQELKRTVAETTPPPSNKVSSRIPELGSQRKERIEGTVWEVEQGMLSGNSSVPSSEAKTWQAFPEAKAQARPKVDHATNGRQNLIRNTNAGPSSDAWGFGTSSGSTAAAAQMNRTNAQGSSSQRLSTGAAKKVDQPSGWAGF, from the exons ATGCGGAGGTTCAATCCCTTTGGGGGGAAAGTACAGACTGGAGTGGAAGGCCGCACCATTGATGTAAGGAATGTGAAGATCACAGTACGCAATGCCATTGCACAAGGAGGTTTCTCTTGTGTGTATCTCGCATGTGACGCGTTGCACTCGTCAAAGCAGTATGCATTGAAGCATATCATTTGCAATGACTCGGAATCGCTTGATCTTGTCATGAAGGAGATCCAGGTGATGAATCTCCTCAAAGGGCATGCCAATGTCGTCACACTGGTTGCCCATGATGTTTTTGACATGGGCCGCACAAAGGAGGCATTGCTTGTGATGGAGTTTTGTGAGAAGTCCTTGGTGAGTGCGATGGAGAGCAGAGGTACTGGTTACTATGAGGAGAAGAAGGCACTTTTGATATTCAGAGACGTCTGCAACGCGGTTTTTGCTATGCATGGGCAGTCACCACCAATTGCGCATAG GGATCTTAAAGCCGAAAATGTTCTTCTTGGATTAGATGGTGCATGGAAACTATGTGACTTTGGAAGCACGTCAACAAATCATAAATGCTTTGACAAGCCAGAAGATAGGGGGATCGAGGAAGATATCATTAGGAAGCATACGACCCCGGCATATAGAGCACCTGAG ATGTGGGATCTCTACAGAAGAGAAGTTATTAGTGAGAAGGTTGATATTTGG GCCCTGGGATGTCTTCTCTATAGAATATGCTACTTCAAATCCGCGTTTGATGGAGAGTCGAAGTTGCAGGTCCTTAATGGCAATTATCGCATTCCAGAACAACCTAAGTACAGCACCAGTGTCACAGGGCTGATCAAAGATATGCTGGAAGCATCTCCAAATGCCAGACCAGATATCACACAG GTCTGGTTTCGTGTTAACGAACTACTGCCTCTTGAGTTACAGAAGAGTTTACCTGATGGGGCTTCAGCAGCAATTTCTATGGGCTTGCAGGACGATG GTGCTTATAAAAGAACACATGTGACGCCTAAAAGGAACCCCCCTGCACCTCCAAGAGAACAATCTGATAACTCATCATCTCATGGAAGTGCAAATGCCGGAGATGCACCTCTAGGTGCATTTTGGGTGACCCAACATGCACAGGGTTCTCAAGTTGCTGATAATAGGAATCCCTTGTTTGACGAGGAACCAATTAAACCATCACCTTCATCAAAGTATAACCAAAGTAGGGTGGATATCAGCACCACTACCCCTGGAGATAGGCATGGTCATTCTGGTCAGGCTTTACGAAATACAACAAGTAACACTGTATCCAGTAATGGACTTAAGGGTGGTTCGGACATAAATCTTTTCATGGAACCACAAGGTTATGTGAAAAATAAAGCATCACAGCCACAAAGCAAGACTATATCTGGGAACGATCCCTTCAACAGTTTTGTCGCAGATTTTGATGCAAACAATCTGCATTCAGGGACTACTGCTACTGGTAAGACATCCGAGCTTGAAGATGAAGTGTCCAATCTGAAGGAGCAGTTGAAGAAAACcacgtcggagaaggctgagatgacaGCCAAGTATGAAAAGCTGTCGGCAATCTGCCGCTCCCAGCGCCAAGAAATTCAAGAGCTGAAGCGCACTGTTGCTGAGACTACACCGCCGCCTTCAAATAAAGTCAGCTCAAGGATACCAGAACTTGGatcccag CGGAAGGAGAGGATTGAAGGAACGGTGTGGGAAGTTGAGCAAGGAATGCTCTCAGGCAACTCCTCGGTACCCAGCTCTGAGGCCAAGACATGGCAGGCATTCCCTGAGGCGAAAGCTCAGGCCAGGCCAAAGGTCGACCATGCAACCAATGGGAGGCAAAACCTAATACGGAACACGAATGCGGGGCCTTCCTCTGATGCGTGGGGTTTCGGCACATCATCTGGTAGCACTGCAGCAGCAGCACAGATGAACAGAACGAATGCCCAGGGGAGTTCCTCCCAGAGATTGAGCACGGGGGCAGCGAAGAAAGTAGATCAGCCATCGGGATGGGCCGGATTCTAG